Genomic DNA from Gossypium hirsutum isolate 1008001.06 chromosome A01, Gossypium_hirsutum_v2.1, whole genome shotgun sequence:
tgtttcaatttgaaaaaattaatttttatggatTAAGATGAAAAATCATTctcccttattattattattttttaaaatttccatccTTCCAACGGAACATAGAGatgcaaataattaaaaaaaaatctaacttttcATTTTTTACTCCAATTTTTAATCTTCAATTCGGTCTATCCAACAAAGTCTAAAACTTTaaacaaagaaaaggaaaataagtaAACTTGAAAAGGTACGCATCCCCAATTCATGCATCAAACTGCGCCATCACATGATTAATTCTCTATTTACATATAGTCAAAAGTATACTTTATTTTGAAATTCGAGTAATCTAAAGTTTTCTTCTTTGAAATGaagaaatgttttaatttttgcaagaaataaatttaaaataaaatattctcaaataatacattttaatatattCGAATTCATATTTTCTtacattattaataatattaatatcaatattgAAATAATACTGAATAAAGTAATATATTCACTAATACGATTACaaagagatttaaaatatgattaacCCATTGATGAAGGAAAATATGATTATCCATCATACATGCGCTAAATCCGTGTCAAATACTTTATTAAGGCCGCTAAATATACGTCAAGAAGCATATTTAGTCTTTAACTCCTAATCACATGCTCTACTAATTGTTGCATATTTATCTTTATTATATTTACTGATaatgatatttattaatatattttacatgCAACTGCCAACTGCCAAGGCTCAACAGCacgaatatttttttttaaaaaggcaaTTTTTTTGAGTGAAGAAATTGGTTCCGAAGTCGACAATATGTTAACTGTTCTTATGCAATGCATGTGAACTCTGAGGCCTATTTTATTCTTTGAAAAATGGTGTCTAATTACTTCTTTGttctacaaattaaaaaaaaataacgatgaaatcaaatacaatttaatataattagatTCGTGACTATTCTTTTTATTAATATTGAATTTAAGATTCGAATCTAAGTATACGGGATACAActctaaatatataatacttatatatgtaataaatatttatctttCCTAAATTATTGCCCTAATCTTGGGAGGATTTACtgacaagattcaaaatttatttcCACCGCACATTCATGTTTCCTGAAGTCCACTTTAAACTATTTCTTCCTTAAGCTATATTCCCtatataaaccctaaaccatcaGCATtgtacaaaaaaagaaagaaggaaaaaaaaaaaacaaaacaaaagcattaaaacataGAGTGAGGATGTGGTTCACCAAACTTTCCTCAGCTATATGCTTCATGACCCTATGTTTATCTCACTTGTCAGAAGCTCAAAATTCTCCTCAAGACTTTGTGAATGCTCATAACGTGATCCGTGCTGCGGTTGGAGTTGGCCCTCTTGTTTGGAACCGAACTGTGGCTTCTTATGCTCAAAAGTACGCCGATAAAAGGATGAAGGACTGCGAGATGGAGCATTCGTATGGACCTTATGGTGAAAACCTTGCTGAAGGCTATGGCAACTTGGATGGTGCTGATGCTGTCAAAATGTGGGCTAGTGAAAAGCCTGATTATGATCACAGTTCCAACAGCTGCGTTAGTGGTGGTGATGATTGCTTGCACTATACTCAAATTGTTTGGAGCAAGTCGGTTCATCTTGGGTGCGGTAGAACTAAGTGTGCCAATGGTTGGGTTTTTGTCATTTGCAGCTATGATCCAGTTGGAAATGTTGAGGGTGAACGCCCTTATTAACCACCATTGTTCTGCTTCTTTCCCTCCTTTAATCTATGCTGTGTTTAATTTCCTTAAAAGTTATAGAGAAAAAGGAATTATATATGAATGTCATAACTGTTGTCTTATACAGACTATAATTCATGTGAACTTTTATATCTTTGTTTAatgatctctctctctctctctatatatatatacatctatatatatatttcaacttTTTTCTTTCTACTTTACCTTTTAAACTCCTAACATAATTGAGCGATGTTTTCAACAAAAATCCAAACATAAAAATTTGGAACACTCAACAACTAAGTGTTTTATATCCGATCAGCAGTTTAATACAAGTAAGAAATTGGGTCATAAGAGAATTTTTGAAATGAAACCACGAGAATTCAAATGATATTAGCTATTAGGTCAAAATAAATAGTTCTAAATCTTAGATTTTATATGTATCTTTAACATTTGAGATACAATGAGTGTGCTTTTATACACATTTCTGATAACAATGGAATAGCTAATTAATAGCTAACTTTAAAAGGAACAACATTCAGCCTATGGCGAAATCGAGAAAAGGCACCAATGGTTAGTGGCTTTGTTAGCACATCAACCACTTGATCATTCCTAGGTACATGATTTACCTAAGGCTTCCCACTTAATACCTTATCTCGAACAAAATATAAATCAAGCTCCACATGCTTGACCCGGGCATGCATTACGGATTTGCAGCTAGTGAGATGGTGCTCGAGTTATCACACCAAATAATTAGAACACGCTGTAATGGTACCCCTATTTCATTAAGTAATGATTGAAACCATGTAACCTCTGCAAGGACATTTGCCAACCCCCTTATCTTTTTGATGACCAGCCAACCAAGTTGTTACCAAGATAGACATAAAACCTAAACGTTGACTTTTGATCTTCAAGAGAACTCGCCCAATCAGCCTCAGAGAACCCTATCAAAGTGACCATTGAAGGTTGAAATACCAATCCATGATGCAGTGTCCCTCGTATATACCTTAGAATTCGTTTTACTATTGTCCAGTGCACATCATGTGGCAAGTGCATGTATTGACTCACTTTATTAACAACAAAAGAAATGTCTGGTCTCGTCAAACATAAGTATTGAAACCCTCCAACTATCTGTCGATATTGGGTGCCAAAGAGGTGAACCAACTAGAGAACATAATGTAGGTGAGCTTACCATAGGCGTGGCCACTGGCTTTGCTTGTCCTATTGTTGCATTGTTTAACAGATCACGTGCATACTTGGGCTGAGAAATATGCACATTATCACCGTGTTGTGTTACTTCTAGACTGAGAAAATAACTAAGATCTCCTAGGTCCTTTAGTGAAAACTGATTATGCAAAAATTGAATGACTACTTCGATGTATATGTTGGAATCTCTTGTGAGAATGATATCGTCTATATATACGAGTAAAAACACATTGTTACTAGAaggtttttttcttaaaaaaaagtgGAATCTGCTTTGGATGACTGGAAATGTAACTATTGAATTAAGAAGTTATAGAACTTCTGGAACCAAGCTCTAGGAGCTTGTTTAAAGCCATAAAGTGCCTTCTTGAGTTTGCAAGCCATTAAATTACCCTTTTCATCAATAGTTTCGAGCCCAAGAGGCTGTTTCATATAAATTTCTTTAGTGGGATCCCCGTTCAAGAAGGAATTATTGACATCCATTTGTTAGAGCCGCCATTTGTTGGATATATACAACCAAACCTAGGATTGTTCGAACAGTGTTTGCTTTCACCATTGGACTAAAAAGTTTCATGATAGTTCATACCTGCAGCTTGTGAGAAACCTTGAGTTACAATGCATACCTTGTTTTTTGCTACACTACTATTTGGATTCTTCTTGTTCTTGAAAATCCATTTACACCCGACGAGTGATTTGTTAGAAGGGGGAGATACTAAGTCCTATGTGCCATTACAAACCAAGGCATGCAATTCTTCATACATTGCATTATGCCAGAATGGAATACTCATGGCTTCATGGATGTTGGAGGGTTAAATTGGGCTAATGGTGGTAGTTATAATGTATGCCTTCGGTTTAAATATGTCAGCCTTGCTCTTGGTAACCATAGGATGAATGTTCCCAATAGGAGGACTTGAAGAAGCTAAGCTCAAGGGACTTTCATTGCGAGATAATGAAGGTTGCAATTAGGGCTGATTAGTAGCACACATGTCTAGAGGGATTACTCATGATGGTGGGACAACTGACACTGTAGGAGACTATAACATTATGACATGTAGTGAGGAGACTAGTGCTTCATTAATTGAAAAAAAGCAAAAGACCATATAGAAGGGTACACAATCGTGTGAGAGTCTGAGGCCGTGTGGCATTTGAAATTCCTTCCTACAAGGGAGACACGACCATGTAGTAGGCCATGTGGAGGGTCCTAAGTCGTATAAGAAGCAAATACCTAGATTTTCAAAGGGGAAACATGGTCATATGTGATACTGTGCAATCTACACGAGCGACTTACACGCCCATACGGTAAGCCATGTGGTTTGGGTTGTTTCAGTTTTGTCTcgattttctcataaaagaacacacacctaaCTTTTGAGGTCTCGTACGATGATCCTCATGTCCAAATCTAATCCAGGTCACCTACAACGGGTCTTTTGATCAATAAAAAcgcaaaaattaatataatttcaaGATTTATAGAATTTTAGCAAGATTTTTAGGAAAACTTGAAAAGTATTCAAAACAGATGTAAAATATTGTTAAGAACAATGCTATTTTAGAATCCTAGGGTTTTACGAAATTAAAAACGAGAATGCTTACCGATCTTGGCTTGTTAGAACAAAAATTGACGGTGTTTCTCTAAATTAATATGAAGAACGGTTTGAACGGGTCTCAGTTTCAACTTAGGATCAAAATAAAATTCGAGTGAAggagagatttttttttgttacaaaaggaaagatgaagaaaaaatgggaaagaaataggggaaaatttcaATTAAGGTTGAATATGAAGTAGAAAACCTTATGTAATTAGGAAAGGGATTTAATAGTTGAAGTCACAAGAATTTAAGGGTTGTTTTGGCAATTTGCCCTTATGGCtgaaattaaaggaaaaataaaaaaggggaaatAAGTGGATAAAACTTTGGATAATGAGAAATTAGTCAAGGCTTTACTACTAAACTAATAGGCTCATTCTTGATCATTTTTCACCAATTTAATACTTAAGCTAGCTTGGTTTTtataacaccccctacccgtattcgttgccggaatagggtacaaggcattacccgagtttacgaattaatttaatttttttaacttaatataacccctttatagatatctaaccttccctgcaattttaaaccgagactaatccacatcaaccaatccaattcaacatattttcaagatagattcatgcatatttataagataacctcatcacataccaaaaccaagatttgttagccataccaatggctgacctgataaaccgtaatttatacatatttttaccccatgcttaacacattttatggatgaattcTCCTTAGATATGGTGAATTTGGTgattctaatcctttaatttcatgttttatactcaggtgagcataggagagtgaaaggaacgagaaacgggccaaaaacggagaaaatgggccaacgtacgagatcaacacggcctggacttcctcacacgggcagaccacatggctgtgtcaatttggtagaatcgaagcacgactcacatgggtaaaccacatgcccgtgcctatttaacagcttGACCACAACCTAAAGTAATCACACATcggcgtgtccctatcgagcccaagcagagtcctattcggaaaaaggccacttttgagggctcttaggcattccaaagcctataaatacaccttaaaggaggaggaaaaaagGGGACGCACAGGAGggagcaaggaattgctcaaagaaagtcgattgatccatcttagaagccggattcactatcaagactgaagatctcccttcaaattccctcaggagtttttggttttcttatgttttgttatttttattcttttgatatgttttctttcattagtatgaactaacccctaaatacctaaggggaatgaaacctaagacggatcttgttattattatctgaattgtaagataaatatttgacttgttcttaattatgtgttcttaattcttgttttgatattccaggatattgattcaagttaagcttttattcagaggaggaatagaccttatctaagagtaaatttgtcataattaagcggagttggttgctcgcctagagatagggtgacaagattttgccagattagggtgaaacctaataaggggatccatagatcgagttaatgcaaccctagggtgttaattagaaagagatttcaattattcaatctagggttagacattgttagtctcgagagagataataatataacttagggatctctacggaacaagttgaatgaataaatcgtccgattcagagtcaaataataagtgaagt
This window encodes:
- the LOC107925405 gene encoding basic form of pathogenesis-related protein 1; this encodes MWFTKLSSAICFMTLCLSHLSEAQNSPQDFVNAHNVIRAAVGVGPLVWNRTVASYAQKYADKRMKDCEMEHSYGPYGENLAEGYGNLDGADAVKMWASEKPDYDHSSNSCVSGGDDCLHYTQIVWSKSVHLGCGRTKCANGWVFVICSYDPVGNVEGERPY